CTACCTGCCCTCCGGAGAGGCCGGGACCGAGAAGCAGGACGAGAAGTACCGGTTCATGGGGGAGTTCCGCACGTACCTGGAGGAGCTGAAGGTACGGGCCGCCGCCGACGGGCGTGAGGTCGTGGTGTGCGGCGACTGGAACATCTGCCACGAGGAAGCCGACCTCAAGAACTGGAAGACGAACCGGAAGAACGCCGGCTTCCTGCCCGAGGAGCGCGAGTGGCTCGGGAAGGTGTACGGGGAGGCGGGGTACGTGGACGTCGTGCGCGCGCTGCACCCGGACACCGAGGGGCCCTACTCCTGGTGGTCCTACCGCGGGCGGGCCTTCGACAACGACGCCGGCTGGCGCATCGACCTCCAGGTGGCGACCCCGGGGCTGGCCGCGAAGGCCGTGAAGGCCTTCGTGGAGCGGGCCGAGACGCACCCCGAGCGGTGGTCCGACCACGCGCCGGTGACGGTGGTCTACGAGCTCGGGGTCTGAGCCGCGGGCGGGGTCGGGGGCGAGGCCAGCAGGCGGTCCATCGCCATCGTGAGTTCGGCCTCGACCACGCTCTTCGCCAGCGGGCGCAGCCGGGTCGGGGCGTCCTCGCCCGGTATGTGGGCGGCGATGAGCTCCGTGAAGAGGGCCGCCATCGCGTCCGCGTGCGCGCGGACCTGGCGGCCGGTCTCCAGGACGGCCGCCAGCGGGACGCCCTCGCGGACCAGGGCCGAGGAGACGTCGAGCAGGCGCCGGCTCACGTGCACGATGGCGTCCCCGTCGACGGCCAGGTAGCCGAGGTCGAGCGAGGCGGCCAGGTTCTCCGGGGTGACCTCGCCCTCGAAGTAGTCGGCCAGGGCCTCGGGGGAGAGGCGGACGGGCGTTTCCTCCGACCAGCCGATGCCGAGCAGCTCGCCGAGCTGGCCCACGTCGCGGCCGCTCTCGAAGGCGGCGGTGAGCTCGGCGATGCCGCCGAGGGTGTGGCCGCGCTCCAGCAGGGCGGCGATGGTGCGCAGCCGGGCGAGGTGGTGATCGTCGTACCAGGCGATCCGGCCCTCGCGGCGCGGCGGCGGGAGCAGTTTGCGCTCGCGGTAGAAGCGCAGGGTCCGGACGGGGATGCCGGCCGCCTCGGCCAGTTCCTCCGTACGGTACTCACGCACTGTGTCTGCTTCCGTCTCGTCCTTCGCCACGGGCGCAGCCTATGGCGTACTGCCGGTAACTTTCCGCGCGCGACCCCTACCCATGAGTACGGGCCTGCTCTACTCTCCCGATTGTGCCAGTGATTGCTGGCAGTGTTGCAGATGCGGAAGGCGGCGGCATGGGCGGCATGGCTGGTGGGGTGGGCAAGCGCGAGCACGTGCGGGTGGCGGTGATCGGGTCCGGTTTCGGCGGACTCGGTGCGGCCGTGCGGTTGCGGCGCGAGGGGATCACCGACTTCGTCGTACTGGAGCGGGCCGACTCGGTGGGCGGGACCTGGCGCGACAACAGCTACCCGGGGTGCGCCTGCGACGTGCCCTCCCACCTGTACTCCTTCTCCTTCGCGCCCAACCCGGACTGGCCCCGCACCTTCTCCGGGCAGCCGGCCATCCGGGAGTACCTGGAGCACGTCGCCGACACCTTCGGGCTGCGCCGGCACATCCGGCTGAACCACGAGGTCCGGATGATGCGGTGGGACGCGGACGAGCTGCGCTGGGAGATCGAGACCTCGGCCGGCGAGCTGACCGCCGATGTCGTCGTCTCCGCGACGGGGCCGCTGTCCGACCCGAAGATGCCGGAGATCCCGGGGCTCGCCGAGTTCCCCGGCAAGGTCTTCCACTCCGCGCGCTGGGACCACGACTACGACCTCGCCGGCAAGCGCGTCGCCATGATCGGTACGGGTGCCTCCGCCATCCAGATCGTGCCCGCCATCGCCCCCGAGGTGGAGCGGCTGACGTTGTTCCAGCGGACCCCGCCGTGGGTCATGCCGCGCACCGACCGGGCCATCACCGCCGTGGAGCGCTGGCTGCACCGCCAGCTGCCCTTCACCCGGGCGGCGCGGCGCGGGCTGCTGTGGGGGATCCGGGAGCTCCAGGTCAGCGCCTTCACCAAGCGGCCGAACCAGCTCGGGCTGATCGAGTCGCTCGCCAAGGCCAACATGGCCCGTTCGATCAAGGACCCTGCGCTGCGGGCCAAGCTGACGCCCTCGTACCGGATCGGCTGCAAGCGGATCCTGCTGTCGAGCGAGTACTACCCGGCCCTGGCGAGGCCGAATGTGGACCTGGTCGCCTCCGGTTTGAAGGAGATCCGCGGCTCGGTGCTGGTCGCCGCCGACGGGACCGAGACCGAGGTCGACGCGATCGTCTTCGGTACGGGCTTCCACGTCACGGACATGCCGATCGCCGACCGGGTGGTGGGCGCGGAGGGCCAGACCCTCGCGGACGCCTGGAAGGACGGGATGCAGGCGCTGCGCGGGGCGACCGCGGCCGGCTTCCCCAACTGGATGACGATCATCGGCCCGAACACCGGGCTGGGGAACAGCTCGATGATCCTGATGATCGAGTCGCAGCTGAACTACATGGCGGATTACCTGCGGCAGCTCGGCGTGCTGGGGGGCAGGGTCGCGCTGGCGGCGCGGCCGTCGGCGGTGAACCAGTGGAACCGGCAGGTGCAGACGCGGATGGAGCGGACGGTGTGGAACACCGGCGGCTGCACCAGCTGGTACCTGGACGCGCAGGGGCGCAACACCACGGTGTGGCCGGGGACGACGGGGGAGTTCCGGAAGGAGACCCGGCAGGTCGACCTTGCCGAGTACGAGGTCGTACGGGTGCGGGAGCGGGAGCCGGCCGGTGTGGCTGCCTCGGTGTCGGCTCCCGCGGTGTCGGCTGCCGCCGCGGCGAAGTCGGGGCGCCGTCGGGCGGGCTCCGAGGGGTCCGGTGCGGCGCCGCTGTCGGGGGCTCTGCCCCCGAGCCCCCGCGCCTCAAACGCCGGCGAGGCTGGATTTGCCCCCGGCGGGGCCTCGAACGCAGGCGGGGCTGGATTTGCCTCCGGCGGGGCCTCGAACGCCGGCGGGGCTGGATTTGCCTCCGGCGGGGCCTCGAACGCAGGCGGGGCTGGATTTGCCTCCGGTGGGGGCTCGGATGTCGGCGGGGCTGGGTTGGGCTCCGGCCCGGCTGATGGGGTTCGTGCCGAGGAGGGGGCCGCGTGAGTCGGTTGATGCATGTCGGGTCCGGGCCCTTCGCGCCGCCCGTCGCGCGGCGGGAGCTTGTCGCGGTGTCCGCCGACGGGGCGCGGTTGCACGTCGAGGTGCACGGGGAGGACGGGGCGCCGGCCGTGGTGCTGGCTCACGGCTGGACCTGTTCCACCGCCTTCTGGGCCGCCCAGGTGCGGGAGCTGGCCAAGGGGCACCGGGTCATCGCCTACGACCAGCGCGGGCACGGCCGCAGCCCCGCCGGCGCCGCGCACGGTACGACCGCCCTCGCCGACGACCTCGTCGCGGTGCTCGGGGCCGCGCTGGCCCCCGGGGAGCGGGCGGTCGTCGCGGGGCACTCCATGGGCGGGATGACGATCATGGCGGCCGCCGGCCGGCCGGAGTTCGCCGAGCACGCCGCCGCCGCGCTGCTGTGCAGCACCGGCAGCTCCCGGCTGGTCGAGGAGGCGCGGGTGCTGCCGCTGCGCGCCGGGCGCGCGCGGACCCGCATCACCGGTGCGGTGCTCGGCTCCCGGGCCCCGCTCGGGCCGGTCACGCCCGTCGCCCGGAAAGTGCTCAAGTACGCCACCATGGGCCCCGGATCCGCCCCCGACCGGGTCGAGGCGTGCGCCCGGATCGTGCACGCCTGCCCGACCAAGGTGCGCCACGCGTGGTCCGAGGTGCTGGCGGGGCTCGACCTCGACGCGAACCTGGCCGCGCTCACCGTGCCCACGGCGGTGATCGGCGGCACCGTCGACCGGCTCACCCCGATCGTGCACGCCCGCGGCCTGGCCGCCGCGCTGCCGAACTGCGTCGGGCTGACGGAGCTGACCGGCATGGGGCACATGACCCCGATCGAGGCCCCCGAGGCCGTCACCCACGCGATACGCGAGCTTGTGGACGTACACGTGAAGGACACGAAGGAGAAGACGGGATGAGCAGGAATCTGGAAGGCCAGGTCGCCGTCGTCACCGGCGCCGCACGCGGGGTCGGCGAGCTGCTCGCCCGCAAGCTGTCCGCGCGCGGCGCGAAGATCGCGCTCGTCGGCCTGGAACCGGACGCCCTCAAGGAGGTGTCCGAGCGGCTGCACACCGACAGTGACCACTGGTACGCCGACGTCACCGACCACGAGGCCATGGCGCGCGTCGCGCAGGAGGTCAAGCAGCGCTTCGGGAAGGTCGACATCGTCGTCGCCAACGCGGGCGTGGCCTCCGGCGGGCCGTTCGTCGACTCCGACCCCGACGCCTGGCGCCGGGTCATCGAGGTCAACCTCATCGGCGGGGCCGTCACGGCGCGCGCGTTCCTGCCCGTACTGATGGAGAGCCGCGGCTACTTCCTGCAGATCGCCTCGCTCGCCGCGATCACCCCGGCCCCGATGATGACCGCGTACTGCGCCTCCAAGTCGGGTGTCGAGGCCTTCGCGCACTGTCTGCGCGCCGAGGTCGGCTACAAGGGCGTCAAGGTCGGCGTCGGCTACCTCTCCTGGACCGACACCGACATGGTGCGCGGCGCCGACCAGGACGAGGTCATGAAGGAGCTGCGGCAGCGGCTGCCGTGGCCGTCGAACCGCACCTACCCGCTGGGCCCGGCCGTCGACCGGATCGTGGCGGGCATCGAGCGCCGCTCGGCGCACGTGTACGCGCAGTGGTGGCTGCGCGGGATGCAGGGGGTGCGCGGATACCTGCCCGGGATCATCTCGTCAGTCGGACAGCGCGAGATGAAGCGGTTCGAACCGCGACTGGCCGGTGTTTCCAAGGGACTTGTGGGGGCCGGCGGGGCTGCCGACGAGAAAGAGCGTGCTCAGGGCCATTGATCAAAATGCGAGCTTTGTCCTCCCGTGCAAGTCTGGTCGAGGCCCAACCACCGACACCCCTCATGGAGTGAAAAGCATGGGTATCAAGGACCAGTTCCAGGACAAGGCCGAGCGGCTCGCGGCGCAGGCGAAGGAGCAGCTCGGCGGGGCGAAGGACGAAACCTCCGAGCGTTCCTCGCAGGCCGCCGACCAGGCGAAGCAGCGGGGACAGGAGCAGGCCGACTCGGCCCGCGCCCGGTTCGACGACGACTTCGACGCCTGAGGATCAGCGCAGCCGAGCTGACGGCCTGACTGCTGCCAGGCCCGCACCGCACACAGCGCCGAGGGGCGCGATCCGCACCTCCCCCAGCTACCGCTGGGAGGGGCCCCCAGCGGATCGCGCCCCTTTCGCATGCCCCGTGTTACGGCCCCTTGCCTACGGCCGCGGCGGCAGCTTCGGGCGGCGGCGGTCCGGGACGTCCGTGTAGCCGGGGGGCACCGCGGCCGGGTCCTGTTCGAGCAGTTCCAGTGCCAGGTGCACGGCGTCGTCGAGCTGGGCGTGCCGGCCCTCGGCCCAGTCGAGCGGGGTGCGCAGGATCGCCAGGTCCGGTTCCACGCCGTGGTTCTCCACCGACCAGCCGTACTCCGGGAACCACGCGGCGTTCATCGGCACCGTGATCACCGTGCCGTCGCCGAGTGTGTGCCGCCCGGTCATGCCGACCACCCCGCCCCAGGTGCGCTGGCCGACCACCGGGCCCAGCCCCAGCAGCTTGAAGGCCGCGGTGATCATGTCCCCGTCCGAGGAGGTCGCCTCGTCGGCGAGCGCCACGATCGGGCCGCGGGGCGCGTTGGAGGCGTACGACACCGGCTGCGCGTTGCGCGTCAGGTCCCAGCCGAGGATCGAGCGGGTCAGCTTCTCCACCACCAGCTCGCTGATGTGCCCGCCCGCGTTGCCGCGTACGTCGACGATCAGTGCGGGCCGGGACATCTCCATGCGCAGGTCGCGGTTGAACTGTGCCCAGCCCGAGCCGCCCATGTCGGGGATGTGCAGGTAGCCGCACCGGCCGCCGCTGATCTCGCGGACCACCGCGCGCCGCTTGGCCACCCAGTCCTGGTAGCGCAGCGGCCGTTCGTCGATCAGCGGCACGATCGCGACCCGGCGGGCCCGGCCCTCGCCCTCGGCTGGGGTGAAGGTCAGCTCGACGGTGGTGCCGCCCGCGGCCGACAGCAGCGGGTACGGCCCGGCGACCGGGTCCACGGGCCGGCCGTCGACGTGGGTGAGCACCGCGCCCTCCCGGATTCCGGTGCCCGCCAGGGGGGAGCGGGCCTTGGAGTCGGAGGACTCGCCGGGCAGGATCCGGCTGACCACCCACGCCCCGTCCCGGTGGACGAGGTTGGCGCCGAGCAGCCCGATGGCCCGCTGGTAGTGCGGGGGGCCTTCGTTGCGGCGCGCGGGCGAGACGTACGCGTGCGAGGTGCCGAGTTCGCCCAGGACCTCGCGCAGCAGGTCGGCGAACTCGTCGGGGGAGGCGACCCGTTCGACCAGGGAGCGGTACTGGCGCAGCACCCCGTCCCAGTCGATGCCGCACATCTTCGGCTCCCAGAAGTACGCGCGGATGATCCGCCCGGCCTCCTCGAAGGCCTGGCGCCACTCGGCCGCCGGGTCCACCTCGTGCAGGATGCGCCGCAGGTCGAGGTAGACGGTCGAGTCGCTGTCGCCGGACTCGGTCGCGGGGACGGCGCGCAGGTCGCCGTCGTCGTTGACGACGAGCCGGGTGCCGTCGCCGCTGACCGCGAACCAGTCCAGCCCGGAGGCCAGTTCCGTCTTGCGGGCCTTGGTGAGGTCGAAGTGCTCCAGCGTCGGCTTGCCGCTGATGTCGTTCGGGTTGGCGAAGGTCTCGCCGAGGGCGCCCGAGATCGGCCAGCGCAGCCAGACCAGCCCGCCGCCGCTCACCGGGTACAGGGCCGAGTACTTGGAGGCGGTCACCGGGAAGGGGGTGACCCGGCTCTCCAGCCCCTCCACCTCCACGGTCACCGTGCCGTCGCCGGTGTCGCCCTCCGCCGGGTCGAGTCCGCCCGCGGCGGGCCGGCCCTCGGCGGAGAGCGCGAAGGGGGAGGGGGTGGCCGAGGACAGCGGCACCAGGTAGGGGCGGCAGCCCAGCGGGAAGGAGAGGTCGCCGGTGTGCACGTCGTAGACCGGGTCGAAGCCGCGCCAGGACAGGAAGGCCAGGTAGCGGCCGTCCCGGGTGAAGACCGGGTTCTCGTCCTCGAAGCGGCCGTTGGTGACGTCCACGATGACGCGCGGCCCGGGCCCGGCGATCCGGGCCATCTTGATCTGCCGCAGCGAGCGCCCGATGCCGGGGTGCGACCAGGTCAGCCAGGCCCCGTCGGGGGAGAA
This genomic window from Streptomyces sp. NBC_01351 contains:
- a CDS encoding exodeoxyribonuclease III, with product MLIVTSVNVNGIRAAAKKGFGPWLEGSDADVVCLQEVRAEEGQIPEEVRKPEGWHTVFAPAAAKGRAGVALYTRREPERVQVGFGSEEFDGSGRYVEIDLPGVTVASLYLPSGEAGTEKQDEKYRFMGEFRTYLEELKVRAAADGREVVVCGDWNICHEEADLKNWKTNRKNAGFLPEEREWLGKVYGEAGYVDVVRALHPDTEGPYSWWSYRGRAFDNDAGWRIDLQVATPGLAAKAVKAFVERAETHPERWSDHAPVTVVYELGV
- a CDS encoding MerR family transcriptional regulator; translated protein: MAKDETEADTVREYRTEELAEAAGIPVRTLRFYRERKLLPPPRREGRIAWYDDHHLARLRTIAALLERGHTLGGIAELTAAFESGRDVGQLGELLGIGWSEETPVRLSPEALADYFEGEVTPENLAASLDLGYLAVDGDAIVHVSRRLLDVSSALVREGVPLAAVLETGRQVRAHADAMAALFTELIAAHIPGEDAPTRLRPLAKSVVEAELTMAMDRLLASPPTPPAAQTPSS
- a CDS encoding alpha/beta fold hydrolase, with product MSRLMHVGSGPFAPPVARRELVAVSADGARLHVEVHGEDGAPAVVLAHGWTCSTAFWAAQVRELAKGHRVIAYDQRGHGRSPAGAAHGTTALADDLVAVLGAALAPGERAVVAGHSMGGMTIMAAAGRPEFAEHAAAALLCSTGSSRLVEEARVLPLRAGRARTRITGAVLGSRAPLGPVTPVARKVLKYATMGPGSAPDRVEACARIVHACPTKVRHAWSEVLAGLDLDANLAALTVPTAVIGGTVDRLTPIVHARGLAAALPNCVGLTELTGMGHMTPIEAPEAVTHAIRELVDVHVKDTKEKTG
- a CDS encoding SDR family oxidoreductase, whose translation is MSRNLEGQVAVVTGAARGVGELLARKLSARGAKIALVGLEPDALKEVSERLHTDSDHWYADVTDHEAMARVAQEVKQRFGKVDIVVANAGVASGGPFVDSDPDAWRRVIEVNLIGGAVTARAFLPVLMESRGYFLQIASLAAITPAPMMTAYCASKSGVEAFAHCLRAEVGYKGVKVGVGYLSWTDTDMVRGADQDEVMKELRQRLPWPSNRTYPLGPAVDRIVAGIERRSAHVYAQWWLRGMQGVRGYLPGIISSVGQREMKRFEPRLAGVSKGLVGAGGAADEKERAQGH
- a CDS encoding S41 family peptidase, yielding MSHDVAYLRFPHLHDDLLCFATEDDLWVAPLVPPGDPVGRAWRLTVDRTRVSHPRFSPDGSHIAYTTWRSLDPEIHLAPVHGGPVRRLSHWGATDTRVCGWDPDGNVLAVSSHGQPFSYYSWAYKVPTDGSPGGRLPWGPVSDIQVADIDGEHRTLLLTGKPPHEPAAWKRYRGGATGRLWLHGERLLEDIDGHLDAPMFVGGRIAFLSDHEGVGNLYSCLPDGTGLRRHTDHEEFYARHASSDGRRIVYQCAGDIWLVDSLDPDAVPRKLDVRLGGPRAGRRTYQVPAASHVDSLSVDATGRASAVVVRGSLYWLTHRDGPARTIADTPGVRVRLPEMLGSGGQVAYVTDAEGEDAIEIAYLPRASGDREPRRLASGELGRVLELLSDPDGERLAIASNDGRLLLIDASEESGGGEVTELIRSINGPVTDLAFSPDGAWLTWSHPGIGRSLRQIKMARIAGPGPRVIVDVTNGRFEDENPVFTRDGRYLAFLSWRGFDPVYDVHTGDLSFPLGCRPYLVPLSSATPSPFALSAEGRPAAGGLDPAEGDTGDGTVTVEVEGLESRVTPFPVTASKYSALYPVSGGGLVWLRWPISGALGETFANPNDISGKPTLEHFDLTKARKTELASGLDWFAVSGDGTRLVVNDDGDLRAVPATESGDSDSTVYLDLRRILHEVDPAAEWRQAFEEAGRIIRAYFWEPKMCGIDWDGVLRQYRSLVERVASPDEFADLLREVLGELGTSHAYVSPARRNEGPPHYQRAIGLLGANLVHRDGAWVVSRILPGESSDSKARSPLAGTGIREGAVLTHVDGRPVDPVAGPYPLLSAAGGTTVELTFTPAEGEGRARRVAIVPLIDERPLRYQDWVAKRRAVVREISGGRCGYLHIPDMGGSGWAQFNRDLRMEMSRPALIVDVRGNAGGHISELVVEKLTRSILGWDLTRNAQPVSYASNAPRGPIVALADEATSSDGDMITAAFKLLGLGPVVGQRTWGGVVGMTGRHTLGDGTVITVPMNAAWFPEYGWSVENHGVEPDLAILRTPLDWAEGRHAQLDDAVHLALELLEQDPAAVPPGYTDVPDRRRPKLPPRP